The Cellulosimicrobium cellulans genome contains the following window.
GCTACGTCGGCCTGTCCAACCACCCCGCGTGGGCGACGGCGCGCGCGGCGACGCTGCTCGGCGGCGCCGACGACGTGGGCCTCGCCGCGGTCGAGCTCGAGTACTCGCTGCTGCAGCGCGGCGCCGAGCGGGAGGTCGTACCGGCGGCCGAGGCGCTCGGGCTCGGCCTCCTCGCCTGGTCGCCGCTGGGCCGGGGCGTGCTCACGGGCAAGTACCGCCGCTCGCTCCCCGCGGACTCGCGTGGCGCGTCCCCGCACCTGTCCGCGTTCGTCGAGCCCTACCTGGACCAGTCCTCGTCGGGGATCGTCGAGGCCGTCGTCACCGCGGCCGACGGGCTGGGCCGCGCCCCGCTCGACGTCGCCCTGTCGTGGCTCCTGGGCCGTCCCACCCTGGCGAGCGCGATCGTCGGCGCACGGACCCCCGCCCAGCTCCGCACGTCGCTCGCCGCGACGGACCTCGAGCTCCCCGACGCGGTCCGTGCGGCGCTCGACGACGTGAGCGACCTGGAGGTCGGCTACCCCGAGCGGTGGTGAGGGCGCGGCACGTCAGCGCGCGCCGTCGGTCTCCAGCTCGCCGGA
Protein-coding sequences here:
- a CDS encoding aldo/keto reductase, which translates into the protein MEHRHLGSTGLRVSELGLGTMTWARDTDELDAAEQLRDFVDAGGTLVDTAASYADGDAEALLGSLLGTKVDRRDVLLCTKAGVRRTAQGPVVDASRGALLDSLDDSLSRLGTDHVDLFLVHAPDPRTPFTETLSALRHAVTSGRARYVGLSNHPAWATARAATLLGGADDVGLAAVELEYSLLQRGAEREVVPAAEALGLGLLAWSPLGRGVLTGKYRRSLPADSRGASPHLSAFVEPYLDQSSSGIVEAVVTAADGLGRAPLDVALSWLLGRPTLASAIVGARTPAQLRTSLAATDLELPDAVRAALDDVSDLEVGYPERW